AAAGAAATTCAGGATGATCGACGTATGAGACGAGGAGACTGGTCAATTTATCAAACTTATCGAGATCTTGTCCATATACATCCGTCGCCTTTTGTAAGATCTTTTTGACTCCTTCGTGAGCAACACTTTCCAGTATTTTTTCATTCACAAACTGATCAAAATTGGCACGACTTTTGAGTACCAATCCTAATAGCAGAGCTTCCGCTTTAGAGGCGCCTTTGAGGCTGATTTTTCCTGCCTCTACAGTAGAAGACACCTCAGAAGTGGGCTTCTGGTTAACGGAAGGAGTTGGCTGCACCGTTCTAGTCATAGCCGGACGGTTCTGCGAATATACAGGTCCACTGCTTTGTAAGCCCACAGCTTGACGCAACCAGGGAAGGGTAACACCCATCTTTTGCGCGGCTTCAGCGAGATACAAATCCCTTAAACGCAGATCCGGAATGACTTCAAAAAGAGGTTTCATTTTATCCGCAAGCTTCACTTTTTCAGAAGCTTCGCCCCGATAACCTTCCATCCATCGCGCTAAAATCATTACGAATAAATCCGGCGCCTTGTCGAGCTCTGCTTTAAGAGCCTCAGCTCCGTATTTCTTCACGTAATCATCAGGGTCCATGTTGTTTGGTAAAGTAAGACCTTTTGGATAAAGATCAGCCGCAAGCAAGATTGGAAGACTGCGTTCTGCTGCTTCCATTCCGGCACTATCACCATCAAACAATGCCACCACGTTTTTCGTCATTCGCTTTAGCATTTTCCCGTGGTCCGGAGTCAGGGCAGTTCCCATGGTGGCAACCACATTGCGAATGCCTGCCTGATAAAGTGAAACTAAATCCATATAGCCTTCGACGATCAAAGCTATATCTTCGCTGCGAATGTAACGAGCGGTCTGGGAAAGACCGTAAAGGACTTTGCCTTTAATAAACACCGGCGTTTCAGGCG
This is a stretch of genomic DNA from Bdellovibrio reynosensis. It encodes these proteins:
- the dnaG gene encoding DNA primase, yielding MRYSEDFIGKVTEANNIVDIISQYTQLKQAGAGLMGRCPFPDHVEKTPSFSVSEHKQVYNCFGCHKKGNIFSFLRDYQGMSFPEAVEYLADRASIPLPAPEKNPEVRDQAVEKKKLLLKANKLAAIYFSEQLHSMHSDHPVKKYIASRGLSKEVIETFGIGYAIDAWDGLEKHLLSKQIPIAIAEEVRLVKARQNKPGYFDIFRDRLMFPIFSPMGEPIAFGGRYLEKKENEPKYLNSPETPVFIKGKVLYGLSQTARYIRSEDIALIVEGYMDLVSLYQAGIRNVVATMGTALTPDHGKMLKRMTKNVVALFDGDSAGMEAAERSLPILLAADLYPKGLTLPNNMDPDDYVKKYGAEALKAELDKAPDLFVMILARWMEGYRGEASEKVKLADKMKPLFEVIPDLRLRDLYLAEAAQKMGVTLPWLRQAVGLQSSGPVYSQNRPAMTRTVQPTPSVNQKPTSEVSSTVEAGKISLKGASKAEALLLGLVLKSRANFDQFVNEKILESVAHEGVKKILQKATDVYGQDLDKFDKLTSLLVSYVDHPEFLFQLGPSLESDQEFDAEIEMKLLRDCFKRVRENFLKERAKQLMKSLNNEPSSEKLEQIMNIQRDRIFLNKEK